Proteins from a genomic interval of Acanthochromis polyacanthus isolate Apoly-LR-REF ecotype Palm Island chromosome 24, KAUST_Apoly_ChrSc, whole genome shotgun sequence:
- the LOC110947967 gene encoding LOW QUALITY PROTEIN: E3 ubiquitin-protein ligase Topors-like (The sequence of the model RefSeq protein was modified relative to this genomic sequence to represent the inferred CDS: deleted 2 bases in 1 codon), translated as MPLTARSSYRRRTKNPDEKVPERPGESSAQVMAPTRMKLRVRRRDNVAAAGEEERTRESGSSRRKNTSKTTTAAAAAASPPASSASRAVMAAEETSPDSKCPICLDRFNNLAYLDRCLHRFCFPCIQEWSHNKAECPLCKQPFASILHSVRAEDDFKEYTLRPAPTNSSVAATVAMVAAMASAARSDHQMRLMLRRHRVADGGETTARRRRRERGGRGGGRRGEERAGGVWEWAAEGRGRHGRTRCRVRESGGPRGAVDPAAPNDRASRRLIWHLAARQRLQREGGNVRRLRERETMAFRRALYRCGIRVSGVAGNQEQQQQRDITAESFRRNPAHLNRLRRWVRRELTVLYGAHISLVDVVQRVIMAQLAHYGLEDTHTIEEELRPFLMARTEHFLHELFSFARSPLSMDNYDLQATYDLQALYELPVTALQLDGTSSSSDGSSVIAISEGEEGGGANDDVIQTGSCLSLSGWDDETPGPSYSTAEPSCSLSLSPPQELTNEEGGEKRAEEGEEECLIVGYKKPIAERTPELVQLSSDTEEENKEEPEKPPPLPSTALPPYLPTIPPSTSGVFSYEPDHGEKGGEVGPRRSRARSWSGSSRNSVCTLSPATPGDGEPRRERASWKDGKQPGGEEAREKRRRSKRRRRGRERKSGTLYNPNRSIYPAMMPRRSPSPFRSSAESGSPPDSSWEYRCSQVSPLTSSVSSPSCSSSPFCSSPLPPSPPRPQTPPSLSPSSSTHHGEKPGGKRKYKSRHLDSDVKDPTWRPSSSHQREKRREKERRRRRRRERKSSRRSREDRSPSVEIIYEGTIMSDAAQPRATKRRRRRHRGMQPGSSPVIITLDSDSSHQDANNNQTRLSSSSSSSSPLSSQQTVDFSTADLPPLPLVHSAGVGGALDADIGELPVDILDRGSDGSEGESKGPIDDVDGDVDVENMEEGGAPAANTHDDQPMGENTPPSDHHLLATILDDLKAISPPKPNRPLNSEASWSAEEQNQGASVPSPPPLKECRVLEEIRDVPPLLRQASPVQSYDRNTPPPLKHKDIGSPRRSPADLPLTSGYNPIDSRLAAEPPNNRQTIPHISTLNRHLMSALAPPVHSTPPPLETSPESGSLHPAALHSSTVETQSPIDSHPVNSSADLRSANSCSKETPAHTDSTSRNETFGLRPPLAGSGVFSGVNNTSPSLSSVDSRSPSAELHSGSPESTADLRCAASDGPEPAAESRLQPASLNSSCFDRHLNHTALPSAIFTTSQSTAKPQNHVHPQFPLKLSQIHTDNHIASTENQHNASDARLDSESPRRSDGGAT; from the exons ATGCCGCTCACAGCGCGGAGTTCGTACCGGAGGAGGACAAAAAACCCGGATGAGAAGGTCCCGGAGCGACCCGGGGAGTCTTCTGCTCAG GTGATGGCGCCCACACGGATGAAGCTGCGCGTCCGTCGCCGTGACAACGTGGCCGCCGCAGGTGAAGAGGAGCGGACGAGGGAGAGCGGCAGCAGTCGGAGGAAGAACACCAGCAAAACCACGACTGCAGCCGCCGCCGCAGCGTCTCCTCCCGCCTCCTCCGCGTCACGGGCGGTGATGGCGGCGGAGGAGACGTCACCCGACTCCAAGTGTCCGATCTGCCTGGACCGCTTCAACAACCTGGCCTACTTGGACCGCTGCCTACACCGCTTCTGCTTCCCTTGCATCCAGGAGTGGTCGCACAACAAGGCCGAGTGTCCGCTCTGCAAGCAGCCCTTCGCCTCCATCCTGCACTCGGTGCGCGCCGAGGATGACTTCAAGGAGTACACGCTGCGGCCAGCACCCACCAACAGCAGCGTGGCCGCCACCGTGGCCATGGTGGCAGCCATGGCGTCGGCGGCAAGGAGCGACCACCAGATGAGGCTGATGCTGAGGAGGCACCGGGTGGCGGACGGTGGAGAGACGACGGCGAGGAGGCGGCGGAGGGAGAGGGGGGGCCGGGGGGGAGGCCggaggggggaggagagggCGGGGGGTGTGTGGGAGTG GGCGGCTGAGGGGCGGGGCCGACATGGCAGAACGCGGTGTCGTGTTCGAGAATCTGGCGGGCCTCGGGGGGCGGTGGACCCGGCGGCGCCCAATGACCGGGCGTCACGCCGGCTGATCTGGCACCTGGCGGCGAGGCAGCGGCTTCAGCGGGAAGGAGGAAATGTGCGGCGGCTGCGGGAGAGAGAGACAATGGCTTTCCGCCGCGCCCTCTACCGCTGCGGCATACGGGTCAGCGGAGTCGCCGGTAACCaggaacaacagcagcagcgtgACATCACAGCAGAGAGCTTCCGCAGGAACCCCGCCCACCTGAACAGACTGCGCCGCTGGGTGCGGCGGGAGTTGACGGTGCTGTACGGGGCGCACATCTCCCTGGTGGACGTGGTCCAGCGCGTCATCATGGCCCAGCTGGCCCACTACGGCCTGGAGGACACGCACACCATAGAAGAAGAGCTGCGGCCCTTCCTGATGGCGCGCACCGAGCACTTCCTGCACGAGCTGTTCAGCTTCGCCCGCTCGCCGCTCAGCATGGACAACTACGACCTGCAGGCCACGTACGACCTGCAGGCGCTGTACGAGCTGCCGGTCACCGCCCTGCAGCTGGACGGCACCAGCAGCTCCTCGGACGGCAGCTCCGTCATCGCCATATCGGAGGGCGAGGAGGGAGGTGGAGCCAACGACGACGTCATCCAGACGGGAAGCTGCCTGAGCCTGTCGGGGTGGGACGATGAGACGCCGGGCCCCTCCTACTCCACCGCCGAGCCCTCCTGCTCGCTGTCGCTTAGCCCC CCTCAGGAGCTGACCaatgaggagggaggagagaagcgggcggaagagggggaggaggagtgTCTGATTGTCGGCTACAAGAAGCCGATCGCAGAACGAACTCCGGAGCTGGTGCAGCTGTCATCCGACACCGAGGAGGAGAATAAGGAGGAGCCGGAGAAACCTCCCCCGCTCCCCTCCACCGCTCTGCCCCCCTACTTACCCACAATCCCTCCCTCCACGTCCGGCGTCTTCAGCTATGAGCCGGACCACGGTGAGAAGGGTGGAGAGGTGGGGCCGCGGCGCTCACGTGCACGCTCGTGGTCGGGAAGCAGCAGGAACTCAGTGTGCACGTTGAGCCCGGCCACGCCCGGAGATGGCGAGCCACGGCGGGAGCGAGCAAGCTGGAAAGACGGGAAGCAGCCCGGCGGTGAGGAGGcgagggagaagaggaggaggagcaagaggaggaggagaggccgGGAGAGGAAGAGCGGCACGCTGTACAACCCCAACCGCTCTATCTACCCCGCCATGATGCCTCGCCGCTCACCCTCGCCGTTCCGCTCCAGTGCCGAGTCCGGCTCACCGCCCGACTCCAGCTGGGAGTACCGCTGCTCCCAGGTGTCCCCGCTCACCTCCTCCGTCTCCTCGCCCTCCTGCTCCTCGTCGCCGTTCTGCTCCTCGCCTCTGCCACCGTCGCCGCCGCGGCCTCAGACCCCGCCCTCGCTGTCGCCCAGCAGCAGCACCCACCACGGGGAGAAACCCGGCGGCAAGAGGAAGTACAAGAGCCGGCACCTGGACAGCGACGTGAAGGACCCGACATGGAGGCCGAGCAGCAGCCATCAGcgggagaagaggagggagaaggagaggaggaggaggaggaggagggagaggaagag CAGCAGGAGGTCCAGAGAAGACCGGAGTCCCAGCGTGGAGATCATCTATGAGGGAACCATCATGTCGGACGCAGCGCAGCCTCGAGCCACCAAACGCCGCCGGAGACGCCACCGTGGGATGCAGCCGGGCAG CTCTCCGGTCATCATCACGCTGGACAGCGACAGCAGCCACCAAGACGCCAACAACAACCAGACccgcctcagcagcagcagcagcagcagcagtccgCTCAGCAGTCAGCAGACCGTCGACTTCTCCACCGCCGaccttcctcctctgccatTGGTGCACTCGGCCGGAGTGGGCGGGGCTTTGGACGCTGACATCGGCGAACTTCCCGTCGACATCCTGGATCGAGGATCCGACGGCTCGGAGGGCGAGTCCAAGGGTCCAATCGACGACGTGGACGGTGATGTGGACGTGGAGAACATGGAGGAGGGCGGGGCtccagcagcaaacacacatgACGATCAGCCAATGGGAGAGAACACCCCGCCCTCGGACCACCACCTGCTCGCCACCATCCTGGACGACCTGAAGGCGATCTCACCGCCAAAACCAAACCGTCCCCTGAACTCGGAGGCCAGCTGGTCGGCTGAGGAGCAGAACCAGGGCGCCTCCGTTCCCTCACCGCCTCCTTTGAAGGAGTGCCGGGTCCTGGAGGAGATCCGGGACGTCCCTCCGCTGCTCCGACAGGCCAGCCCGGTCCAATCGTACGACCGGAACACTCCACCGCCGCTCAAACACAAAGACATCGGGAGCCCTCGCCGCTCCCCCGCTGACCTCCCGCTGACCTCTGGTTACAATCCCATCGACTCCCGTTTGGCCGCTGAGCCGCCCAACAACAGACAAACCATCCCGCACATTTCCACGCTGAACAGACACCTGATGAGCGCTTTGGCTCCACCGGTCCATTCCACGCCTCCTCCATTAGAAACGAGTCCAGAGTCGGGCTCCCTCCATCCTGCAGCGCTCCATTCCAGCACCGTGGAAACACAGTCGCCCATCGACTCGCATCCTGTGAATTCTTCCGCTGATCTCCGTTCAGCCAACAGCTGTTCCAAAGAGACACCGGCTCACACTGACTCTACCTCCAGGAACGAGACCTTCGGCCTCCGTCCTCCGCTGGCGGGTTCCGGTGTTTTCTCAGGAGTCAACAACACGTCGCCTTCGCTTTCGTCCGTCGATTCTAGGAGcccttctgctgagcttcactCTGGGAGTCCAGAATCCACGGCGGACCTTCGATGCGCCGCTTCAGACGGACCGGAGCCGGCGGCAGAAAGTCGTCTTCAACCGGCTAGCTTGAATTCCTCTTGTTTTGACAGACACTTGAACCACACGGCCTTACCCTCCGCCATCTTCACCACATCTCAGTCCACCGCCAAACCTCAGAACCACGTCCACCCTCAGTTTCCCCTCAAACTCTCTCAGATCCACACCGACAATCACATCGCCTCCACCGAGAACCAGCACAACGCCTCCGACGCCCGATTGGACTCTGAGTCGCCCCGACGGTCGGACGGCGGCGCCACGTAG